In Afipia sp. GAS231, a single window of DNA contains:
- a CDS encoding class I SAM-dependent RNA methyltransferase, with translation MADTERLVIDHVGHRGDGVTTVGGASVYVPYTLGGEAIEVAPVPGHHPDRRRLIAVDKASPERIAPFCPHFGVCGGCAIQHWETERYRAWKRDIVVTTLAQDGVACDVAPLVDAHGAGRRRITLHARMGTHEVLKVGFAAVSSHDIVPIDRCPILDPHLDGAIEAAWAIAEPLIGVGKPLDIQVTATASGLDVDVRGSGPVSTKLIEKLSEVAKQHRLARLTRHGELVLMRTVPVISVGSAQVALPPGSFLQATVAGEETLAALVADHCKRAKHIADLFCGVGPFALRLAAKARVAAFDNDAGSIAALQKAATSTSGLKPLKAEMRDLFRRPLVPQELRDYDTVVFDPPRQGAQAVATQLAASKIPTVVAVSCNVATFARDAKILIDGGYKIDGVTPVDQFRHTPHVELVARFRR, from the coding sequence GTGGCTGACACCGAGCGTCTCGTCATCGACCATGTCGGCCATCGCGGCGACGGCGTCACGACTGTCGGCGGCGCGAGCGTCTACGTGCCGTACACACTCGGCGGCGAAGCGATCGAGGTCGCGCCGGTCCCCGGCCACCATCCCGACCGCCGCCGGCTGATCGCGGTCGATAAAGCCAGCCCGGAACGGATCGCGCCGTTCTGTCCGCATTTCGGCGTCTGCGGCGGCTGTGCGATCCAGCACTGGGAGACGGAACGCTATCGCGCCTGGAAGCGCGACATCGTGGTGACGACGCTGGCGCAGGACGGGGTCGCATGCGACGTAGCTCCGCTGGTCGATGCGCACGGCGCCGGCCGCCGCCGCATCACCCTGCACGCGCGGATGGGAACGCACGAGGTGCTCAAGGTCGGCTTCGCCGCGGTCAGTTCGCACGACATCGTCCCGATCGACCGCTGCCCGATCCTCGACCCGCATCTCGACGGCGCGATCGAGGCCGCCTGGGCCATTGCCGAACCGCTGATCGGCGTCGGCAAGCCGCTCGACATCCAGGTCACCGCCACCGCGAGCGGGCTCGATGTCGACGTCCGCGGCTCCGGGCCGGTGTCGACCAAGCTGATCGAAAAACTCTCCGAGGTCGCCAAGCAACACCGGCTGGCGCGGCTGACCCGCCATGGCGAACTGGTCCTGATGCGCACCGTACCTGTGATCAGCGTCGGCTCCGCGCAGGTCGCGTTACCGCCGGGCTCGTTCCTGCAGGCAACCGTCGCCGGCGAAGAAACGCTGGCGGCCCTCGTGGCCGATCATTGCAAGCGCGCCAAGCATATCGCCGACTTGTTTTGCGGCGTCGGCCCGTTTGCGCTGCGGCTGGCCGCGAAAGCACGGGTCGCGGCGTTCGACAACGACGCCGGCTCGATCGCAGCGCTGCAGAAAGCCGCGACATCGACCTCGGGATTGAAGCCGCTCAAGGCCGAGATGCGCGACCTGTTCCGGCGTCCGCTGGTGCCGCAGGAGCTGCGCGACTACGACACGGTGGTGTTCGACCCGCCCCGCCAGGGCGCGCAAGCGGTTGCGACCCAACTGGCGGCCAGCAAAATTCCGACGGTGGTCGCGGTGTCCTGCAATGTCGCGACCTTTGCGCGCGACGCGAAAATCCTGATCGACGGCGGCTACAAGATCGACGGCGTGACGCCCGTGGATCAGTTCCGCCACACGCCGCATGTCGAACTGGTGGCGCGGTTCAGGCGGTAG
- a CDS encoding TlyA family RNA methyltransferase, translating into MANKSDSETSSRKRADVLLVERGLFESRARARAAIEAGFVIAGGKQVLKASETIATDVEISAQPAHPWVSRGGVKLAGALEQYPIEIEGHVCLDVGASTGGFTEVLLANGASLVFAIDVGHGQLHHSLQSHPHIVSMEETDIRAYEGKRLPARPDVVVIDVSFISLKAVLPVALSLAAAPMHLLALIKPQFEAERKHSKHGIIKNAFVHQQVCDDISAFATSLGCTDIQVFPSSIAGGDGNIEFFIGARRG; encoded by the coding sequence TTGGCCAACAAGAGCGACAGCGAAACATCTTCCCGCAAGCGCGCGGACGTGCTGCTGGTCGAGCGCGGCCTGTTCGAAAGCCGCGCCCGCGCCCGTGCCGCGATCGAGGCGGGTTTTGTGATCGCCGGCGGCAAGCAGGTGCTGAAGGCGTCGGAGACGATCGCCACTGACGTAGAAATTTCCGCGCAGCCCGCCCACCCATGGGTCTCGCGCGGCGGCGTCAAGCTGGCCGGCGCGCTGGAACAGTATCCGATCGAGATCGAAGGCCATGTCTGCCTCGACGTCGGCGCCTCCACCGGCGGCTTTACCGAGGTGCTGCTGGCGAACGGCGCCAGCCTTGTGTTCGCCATCGACGTCGGCCACGGCCAGTTGCACCACTCGCTGCAAAGCCATCCCCACATCGTGTCGATGGAAGAAACGGATATCCGCGCCTACGAAGGCAAGCGGCTGCCGGCGCGGCCCGATGTCGTCGTCATCGACGTCAGCTTCATTTCGCTGAAAGCCGTGCTGCCGGTGGCGCTGTCGCTGGCGGCGGCGCCGATGCACCTGCTGGCGCTGATCAAGCCGCAATTCGAGGCCGAACGAAAACATTCCAAGCACGGCATCATCAAGAACGCGTTCGTGCACCAGCAAGTCTGCGACGATATCTCGGCCTTTGCGACATCGCTTGGCTGCACCGACATCCAGGTGTTTCCGTCCTCCATTGCCGGCGGCGACGGCAACATCGAATTCTTCATCGGGGCGCGCCGTGGCTGA
- a CDS encoding nucleoside 2-deoxyribosyltransferase produces MKIYLAGPDVFLPDAVEIGKRKAAICAGHGARGLYPLDNAIDLTAGDASLTIFKGNEAMMDAADAVIANLTPFRGPSADAGTVYELGYMAGRGKFCLAYSNDPAVYVERVRRFGAVTKSADVWTDKDGLTVEDFGLPDNLMMIHALDLHGAKLVAPRQAPADIWHDLTSFEACVVLAAGRAVGKTS; encoded by the coding sequence ATGAAGATCTATCTGGCAGGCCCCGATGTGTTCCTGCCGGATGCTGTCGAGATCGGAAAACGCAAAGCCGCGATCTGCGCCGGCCACGGCGCGCGCGGCCTCTATCCGCTCGACAACGCGATCGACCTCACCGCCGGCGACGCTTCACTTACGATCTTCAAGGGCAACGAAGCGATGATGGACGCCGCGGATGCTGTTATCGCCAACCTGACGCCGTTTCGCGGCCCCAGCGCCGATGCCGGCACCGTCTATGAACTCGGCTACATGGCCGGCCGCGGCAAATTCTGCCTCGCCTACAGCAACGATCCGGCCGTTTATGTCGAGCGCGTCAGGCGGTTTGGCGCGGTGACGAAATCCGCCGATGTTTGGACCGACAAAGACGGCCTCACCGTCGAGGATTTCGGCCTGCCCGACAACCTCATGATGATTCACGCACTCGACCTGCACGGTGCTAAACTGGTGGCGCCGCGACAGGCGCCGGCCGATATCTGGCACGACCTCACCTCGTTCGAGGCCTGTGTCGTTCTCGCGGCGGGTCGCGCCGTCGGCAAAACGAGTTGA
- the dxs gene encoding 1-deoxy-D-xylulose-5-phosphate synthase, with translation MTTFSKTPLLDTIRTPDDLRKLKIEQVRQVADELRQETIDAVSVTGGHFGAGLGVVELTTAIHYIFDTPRDRLIWDVGHQAYPHKILTGRRDRIRTLRTGGGLSGFTKRTESDYDPFGAAHSSTSISAGLGMAVARDLSGGKNNVIAVIGDGSMSAGMAYEAMNNAGAMNSRLIVILNDNDMSIAPPVGAMSAYLSRLYSGKTYRTLREAAKQINKRLPKIIANRANRVEEYSRGFMMDGGTLFEELGFYYVGPIDGHNLDHLLPVLKNVRDMETGPILVHVVTQKGKGYGPAEASADKYHAVAKFDVATGAQAKAKPNAPSYQNVFGQSLVKEAEKDDKIVGITAAMPSGTGIDIFNKAFPKRTFDVGIAEQHAVTFAAGLATEGYKPFCAIYSTFLQRGYDQVVHDVAIQSLPVRFAIDRAGLVGADGATHAGSFDLAYLGCLPNFVIMAASDEAELVHMVATQVAINDRPSAVRYPRGEGRGVEMPEVGIPLEIGKGRVVRQGNKVALLSFGTRMAECEKAADELAAHGLSTTIADARFMKPLDVELVLKLARDHEVLLTIEEGSIGGFGSHVMQTLSDNGMLDGGLKMRAMILPDEFIDHDSPNAMYAHAGLDAKGIVAKVFDALGKDYKAETVKLA, from the coding sequence GTGACCACATTTAGTAAAACGCCGCTTCTCGACACCATCCGCACGCCCGATGACCTGCGCAAGCTCAAGATCGAGCAGGTGCGGCAGGTTGCCGACGAGCTGCGGCAGGAAACCATCGACGCGGTCTCGGTCACTGGCGGCCATTTCGGCGCCGGCCTCGGCGTGGTCGAGCTGACCACCGCGATCCATTACATCTTCGACACGCCCCGCGATCGCCTGATCTGGGACGTCGGCCACCAGGCCTACCCGCACAAGATCCTGACCGGACGCCGCGACCGCATCCGCACGCTGCGCACCGGCGGCGGCCTGTCCGGCTTCACCAAGCGCACCGAGAGCGACTACGATCCGTTTGGCGCTGCGCATTCCTCGACCTCGATCTCGGCCGGCCTCGGCATGGCCGTCGCCCGCGACCTCTCCGGCGGCAAGAACAACGTGATCGCCGTAATCGGTGACGGCTCGATGTCGGCCGGCATGGCCTATGAGGCCATGAACAATGCCGGCGCGATGAATTCGCGGCTGATCGTCATCCTCAACGACAACGACATGTCGATCGCGCCGCCGGTCGGCGCCATGTCGGCCTATCTGTCCCGCCTCTACTCCGGCAAGACCTATCGCACGCTGCGCGAGGCCGCCAAGCAGATCAACAAGCGGCTGCCGAAGATCATCGCCAACCGCGCCAACCGCGTCGAGGAATATTCCCGCGGCTTCATGATGGACGGCGGCACGTTGTTCGAGGAGCTCGGCTTCTATTATGTCGGCCCGATCGACGGCCACAATCTCGACCATCTGCTGCCGGTGCTGAAGAACGTCCGCGACATGGAGACCGGCCCGATCCTGGTCCACGTCGTGACGCAGAAGGGCAAGGGCTACGGCCCGGCGGAAGCCTCCGCCGACAAGTACCACGCTGTCGCCAAGTTCGACGTCGCCACCGGCGCCCAGGCCAAGGCCAAGCCGAATGCGCCGTCCTATCAGAACGTGTTCGGCCAGAGCCTCGTGAAGGAAGCCGAAAAGGACGACAAGATCGTCGGCATCACCGCCGCGATGCCCTCGGGCACCGGCATCGACATCTTCAACAAGGCATTCCCGAAGCGCACCTTCGACGTCGGCATCGCCGAGCAGCATGCCGTGACCTTCGCGGCCGGTCTGGCCACCGAAGGCTACAAGCCGTTCTGCGCGATCTATTCGACCTTCCTGCAGCGCGGCTATGACCAGGTGGTCCACGACGTCGCGATCCAGAGCCTGCCGGTTCGCTTTGCAATCGATCGCGCCGGCCTGGTCGGCGCCGACGGCGCGACCCATGCCGGCTCGTTCGATCTCGCCTATCTCGGCTGTCTGCCGAACTTCGTCATCATGGCGGCCTCCGACGAGGCCGAGCTGGTGCACATGGTTGCGACCCAGGTCGCGATCAACGACCGCCCGAGCGCGGTGCGCTATCCGCGGGGCGAAGGCCGCGGCGTCGAAATGCCGGAAGTCGGCATTCCCCTCGAAATCGGCAAGGGCCGTGTCGTCCGCCAGGGCAACAAGGTGGCATTGCTGTCGTTCGGCACCCGCATGGCCGAATGCGAAAAGGCTGCCGACGAACTCGCCGCCCACGGCCTGTCCACCACCATTGCCGACGCCCGCTTCATGAAGCCGCTGGATGTCGAGCTGGTGCTGAAGCTGGCGCGTGACCACGAGGTGCTGCTGACCATCGAGGAAGGCTCGATCGGCGGCTTCGGCTCGCACGTCATGCAGACGCTGTCCGACAACGGGATGCTCGACGGCGGCCTGAAGATGCGCGCGATGATCCTGCCCGACGAGTTCATCGACCACGACTCGCCGAACGCGATGTATGCCCACGCCGGCCTCGACGCCAAGGGCATCGTTGCCAAGGTGTTCGACGCACTCGGCAAGGACTACAAGGCCGAGACGGTTAAGTTGGCCTGA
- a CDS encoding exodeoxyribonuclease VII small subunit, translating into MAETTQADVKKLTFERAIEELETIVRRLEDGKVPLEESVAIYERGEALKRRCEELLRQAEARVDKITTDASGQVTGTEPLDVQ; encoded by the coding sequence ATGGCCGAGACCACCCAGGCGGACGTCAAGAAACTCACCTTCGAGCGCGCGATCGAGGAACTGGAAACGATCGTGCGGCGGCTCGAGGACGGCAAGGTGCCGCTGGAGGAATCGGTCGCGATCTACGAGCGCGGCGAGGCCTTGAAACGGCGCTGCGAGGAATTGCTGCGGCAGGCCGAGGCCCGGGTCGACAAGATCACCACCGACGCCTCCGGCCAGGTGACCGGGACCGAGCCGCTCGACGTGCAGTAG